Sequence from the Kiritimatiellia bacterium genome:
CCAGGCAGACGACCTCCAACATTGATGGCTCATTATCGGACGCTATCAGAGCCGCCGCCAGTTGCTGCGCGTCGGCCGCGCGCAAGGGATGTACCCGAAGCATGCGCTCGGCCGCTCGACGGCAGGCTTCGGTCGGCAAAACCTCGTTCCATCCTTTGCGCAACTCGCGAAGCCGCCGTTCTGCGGCCTGCGCACCTGAGCTGTTCAACCGGCCTTCCCTGACCAGCCGCATCAGAGCCGAGAAACATTCGATCGACGTGCCCCACCACGTCACGAT
This genomic interval carries:
- a CDS encoding PIN domain-containing protein, whose translation is MEKLIEQDPDIVTWWGTSIECFSALMRLVREGRLNSSGAQAAERRLRELRKGWNEVLPTEACRRAAERMLRVHPLRAADAQQLAAALIASDNEPSMLEVVCLDQRLTEALRKEGFIG